A single genomic interval of Mangifera indica cultivar Alphonso chromosome 5, CATAS_Mindica_2.1, whole genome shotgun sequence harbors:
- the LOC123217515 gene encoding common plant regulatory factor 1-like isoform X2: MGNNEDVKSSKSDKSSSPASQGNIPVYPDWAALQAYYGPRVAIQPYYNSAVASGHAPPHYMWSPQPMMPPYGAPYAAIYSPGGVYAHPAVPLASHPHGHGVPSSPAIVVPLSTEAPTKSSGNSERSLMKKLKGFDGLAMSIGNGNNAESANDGAEHRLSQSEAEGSTEGSDGNTSKENQARRKRSREGTPIIGGDGKTETQPNPASGGDANAAPNVLGTSVAGAGVPGKPSGPVLSPGMTTTLELRNPTSMNSKTSPSGVPQPCAVLPTEGWLQNEREIKRERRKQSNRESARRSRLRKQAETEELARKVDSLNVENMTLKSEIDQLTEKSEELRLENATLMEKLKNAHAQEIILNNVDDKRVTPISTENLLSRVNNSGSVDKKVGEEGHLFEKKSNSGAKLRQLLDASPRADAVAAG; encoded by the exons ATGGGAAACAATGAAGATGTGAAGTCATCGAAGTCTGATAAATCATCTTCACCTGCTTCACAG GGCAATATTCCTGTGTATCCTGATTGGGCAGCTTTGCAG GCATATTATGGCCCTCGAGTTGCGATTCAGCCATATTACAACTCTGCTGTGGCATCTGGACATGCTCCTCCCCACTATATGTGGTCACCACAG CCTATGATGCCACCTTACGGAGCACCGTATGCTGCAATTTACTCTCCGGGAGGAGTTTATGCACATCCTGCAGTTCCTCTG GCGTCACATCCGCATGGTCACGGCGTTCCATCTTCACCTGCT ATTGTAGTCCCTTTGAGCACTGAAGCACCAACAAAATCATCAGGAAACTCAGAGCGAAGCTTAATGAAGAAGCTGAAAGGATTTGATGGTCTGGCAATGTCTATTGGCAATGGTAATAATGCTGAGAGTGCTAATGATGGAGCTGAACATAGGCTCTCACAGAG TGAGGCTGAAGGTTCAACTGAGGGGAGTGATGGGAATACTTCGAAG GAAAATCAAGCTAGGAGGAAAAGAAGCCGGGAGGGAACACCCATCATTG GTGGAGATGGGAAAACTGAGACCCAGCCAAATCCTGCTTCTGGTGGGGATGCAAATGCAGCTCCTAATGTGTTGGGTACAAGTGTTGCTGGTGCTGGTGTTCCAGGAAAACCCAGTGGCCCTGTACTTTCTCCTGGCATGACAACAACATTGGAGCTTAGAAACCCTACTAGCATGAATTCTAAGACAAGTCCAAGTGGTGTTCCACAACCATGTGCGGTTTTGCCTACTGAAGGCTGGTTGCAG AATGAACGGGAGATCAAACGGGAGAGGAGAAAGCAGTCTAATCGAGAGTCTGCAAGAAGGTCCAGGTTGAGGAAGCAG GCTGAGACTGAAGAACTAGCAAGGAAAGTGGATTCATTGAATGTTGAGAATATGACACTCAAATCTGAAATAGATCAGTTAACTGAGAAGTCAGAGGAACTAAGGCTAGAAAACGCAACATTAATG GAGAAACTGAAAAATGCACACGCGCAAGAGATTATTTTGAACAACGTTGACGACAAGAGGGTCACACCTATTAGTACTGAGAACCTGCTGTCTAGAGTTAACAATTCAGGTTCTGTCGATAAAAAAGTCGGGGAAGAGGGACACCTGTTTGAGAAAAAGTCAAACTCTGGTGCGAAGCTACGTCAACTCTTGGATGCAAGTCCCAGGGCTGATGCTGTGGCTGCTGGCTGA
- the LOC123217515 gene encoding common plant regulatory factor 1-like isoform X1, producing MGNNEDVKSSKSDKSSSPASQDQGNIPVYPDWAALQAYYGPRVAIQPYYNSAVASGHAPPHYMWSPQPMMPPYGAPYAAIYSPGGVYAHPAVPLASHPHGHGVPSSPAIVVPLSTEAPTKSSGNSERSLMKKLKGFDGLAMSIGNGNNAESANDGAEHRLSQSEAEGSTEGSDGNTSKENQARRKRSREGTPIIGGDGKTETQPNPASGGDANAAPNVLGTSVAGAGVPGKPSGPVLSPGMTTTLELRNPTSMNSKTSPSGVPQPCAVLPTEGWLQNEREIKRERRKQSNRESARRSRLRKQAETEELARKVDSLNVENMTLKSEIDQLTEKSEELRLENATLMEKLKNAHAQEIILNNVDDKRVTPISTENLLSRVNNSGSVDKKVGEEGHLFEKKSNSGAKLRQLLDASPRADAVAAG from the exons ATGGGAAACAATGAAGATGTGAAGTCATCGAAGTCTGATAAATCATCTTCACCTGCTTCACAG GATCAGGGCAATATTCCTGTGTATCCTGATTGGGCAGCTTTGCAG GCATATTATGGCCCTCGAGTTGCGATTCAGCCATATTACAACTCTGCTGTGGCATCTGGACATGCTCCTCCCCACTATATGTGGTCACCACAG CCTATGATGCCACCTTACGGAGCACCGTATGCTGCAATTTACTCTCCGGGAGGAGTTTATGCACATCCTGCAGTTCCTCTG GCGTCACATCCGCATGGTCACGGCGTTCCATCTTCACCTGCT ATTGTAGTCCCTTTGAGCACTGAAGCACCAACAAAATCATCAGGAAACTCAGAGCGAAGCTTAATGAAGAAGCTGAAAGGATTTGATGGTCTGGCAATGTCTATTGGCAATGGTAATAATGCTGAGAGTGCTAATGATGGAGCTGAACATAGGCTCTCACAGAG TGAGGCTGAAGGTTCAACTGAGGGGAGTGATGGGAATACTTCGAAG GAAAATCAAGCTAGGAGGAAAAGAAGCCGGGAGGGAACACCCATCATTG GTGGAGATGGGAAAACTGAGACCCAGCCAAATCCTGCTTCTGGTGGGGATGCAAATGCAGCTCCTAATGTGTTGGGTACAAGTGTTGCTGGTGCTGGTGTTCCAGGAAAACCCAGTGGCCCTGTACTTTCTCCTGGCATGACAACAACATTGGAGCTTAGAAACCCTACTAGCATGAATTCTAAGACAAGTCCAAGTGGTGTTCCACAACCATGTGCGGTTTTGCCTACTGAAGGCTGGTTGCAG AATGAACGGGAGATCAAACGGGAGAGGAGAAAGCAGTCTAATCGAGAGTCTGCAAGAAGGTCCAGGTTGAGGAAGCAG GCTGAGACTGAAGAACTAGCAAGGAAAGTGGATTCATTGAATGTTGAGAATATGACACTCAAATCTGAAATAGATCAGTTAACTGAGAAGTCAGAGGAACTAAGGCTAGAAAACGCAACATTAATG GAGAAACTGAAAAATGCACACGCGCAAGAGATTATTTTGAACAACGTTGACGACAAGAGGGTCACACCTATTAGTACTGAGAACCTGCTGTCTAGAGTTAACAATTCAGGTTCTGTCGATAAAAAAGTCGGGGAAGAGGGACACCTGTTTGAGAAAAAGTCAAACTCTGGTGCGAAGCTACGTCAACTCTTGGATGCAAGTCCCAGGGCTGATGCTGTGGCTGCTGGCTGA
- the LOC123215643 gene encoding putative glucose-6-phosphate 1-epimerase isoform X3, producing the protein MTKDRNGIDQVVLRNPQGASAKVSLQGGQVTSWRNEKGEELLFTSSKQAILKPSKAIHGGIPICFPQFGNCGSLDQHGFAKNKLWTIEENGPHLQPNDFNGKGCVDLLLKPSEEDLKCWPYSFEFRLRVLLGVDGDLILISRVRNVNSKPLTFSFAYHTYLLVSDISEVRIEGLETVDYLDNLRQRERFTEQGDAVTFESEVDRVYLHCPNVIAVLDHEKKRTYVIRKEGLPDVVVWNPWERKSKSMADLADEEYKQMVCVDGAAIVKPITLKPGEEWTGRLQLLVVPSTFCSEQFDL; encoded by the exons ATGACAAAGGACAGGAATGGGATTGATCAGGTTGTCCTTCGAAACCCACAAGGGGCCTCTGCTAAG GTCAGCTTGCAAGGAGGACAAGTTACCTCATGGAGAAACGAGAAAGGAGAAGAACTTCTGTTCACCAGTAGcaag CAGGCGATTTTAAAGCCATCAAAAGCAATACACGGCGGAATCCCTATTTGTTTCCCACAG TTTGGAAATTGTGGATCACTAGATCAGCATGGATTCGCAAAGAACAAATTGTGGACAATTGAGGAAAATGGTCCACATCTACAGCCAAACGATTTCAATGGAAAAGGCTGTGTTGACCTACTACTTAAACCATCTGAAGAAGACTTGAAATGCTGGCCCTATAG TTTTGAGTTTCGTCTTAGGGTCTTGCTCGGAGTAGATGGAGATCTGATATTAATATCACGAGTGAGGAATGTCAATAGCAAGCCGCTTACTTTCTCTTTTGCATATCATACATATCTGTTGGTTTCTGATATAAG TGAAGTGAGGATAGAAGGTTTGGAGACTGTTGACTACCTTGATAATCTTCGACAAAGAGAACGTTTTACAGAACAGGGAGATGCTGTAACTTTTGAATCTGAG GTGGACAGAGTTTATCTTCATTGCCCTAACGTAATCGCAGTGCTTGACCATGAAAAGAAACGAACATACGTTATCAGGAAGGAAGGCCTGCCTGATGTTG TGGTGTGGAATCCATGGGAGAGGAAATCAAAGTCAATGGCAGATTTGGCGGATGAGGAATATAAACAGATGGTATGTGTTGATGGAGCAGCAATTGTGAAACCTATAACACTGAAACCAGGTGAAGAGTGGACAGGACGGTTGCAACTTTTAGTAGTGCCTTCAACTTTCTGTAGTGAACAATTTGATCTTTAG
- the LOC123215643 gene encoding putative glucose-6-phosphate 1-epimerase isoform X2 codes for MGHPAAICDVKSTFEMTKDRNGIDQVVLRNPQGASAKVSLQGGQVTSWRNEKGEELLFTSSKAILKPSKAIHGGIPICFPQFGNCGSLDQHGFAKNKLWTIEENGPHLQPNDFNGKGCVDLLLKPSEEDLKCWPYSFEFRLRVLLGVDGDLILISRVRNVNSKPLTFSFAYHTYLLVSDISEVRIEGLETVDYLDNLRQRERFTEQGDAVTFESEVDRVYLHCPNVIAVLDHEKKRTYVIRKEGLPDVVVWNPWERKSKSMADLADEEYKQMVCVDGAAIVKPITLKPGEEWTGRLQLLVVPSTFCSEQFDL; via the exons atggGGCATCCCGCAGCAATTTGCGATGTGAAATCAACTTTTGAGATGACAAAGGACAGGAATGGGATTGATCAGGTTGTCCTTCGAAACCCACAAGGGGCCTCTGCTAAG GTCAGCTTGCAAGGAGGACAAGTTACCTCATGGAGAAACGAGAAAGGAGAAGAACTTCTGTTCACCAGTAGcaag GCGATTTTAAAGCCATCAAAAGCAATACACGGCGGAATCCCTATTTGTTTCCCACAG TTTGGAAATTGTGGATCACTAGATCAGCATGGATTCGCAAAGAACAAATTGTGGACAATTGAGGAAAATGGTCCACATCTACAGCCAAACGATTTCAATGGAAAAGGCTGTGTTGACCTACTACTTAAACCATCTGAAGAAGACTTGAAATGCTGGCCCTATAG TTTTGAGTTTCGTCTTAGGGTCTTGCTCGGAGTAGATGGAGATCTGATATTAATATCACGAGTGAGGAATGTCAATAGCAAGCCGCTTACTTTCTCTTTTGCATATCATACATATCTGTTGGTTTCTGATATAAG TGAAGTGAGGATAGAAGGTTTGGAGACTGTTGACTACCTTGATAATCTTCGACAAAGAGAACGTTTTACAGAACAGGGAGATGCTGTAACTTTTGAATCTGAG GTGGACAGAGTTTATCTTCATTGCCCTAACGTAATCGCAGTGCTTGACCATGAAAAGAAACGAACATACGTTATCAGGAAGGAAGGCCTGCCTGATGTTG TGGTGTGGAATCCATGGGAGAGGAAATCAAAGTCAATGGCAGATTTGGCGGATGAGGAATATAAACAGATGGTATGTGTTGATGGAGCAGCAATTGTGAAACCTATAACACTGAAACCAGGTGAAGAGTGGACAGGACGGTTGCAACTTTTAGTAGTGCCTTCAACTTTCTGTAGTGAACAATTTGATCTTTAG
- the LOC123215643 gene encoding putative glucose-6-phosphate 1-epimerase isoform X1, protein MGHPAAICDVKSTFEMTKDRNGIDQVVLRNPQGASAKVSLQGGQVTSWRNEKGEELLFTSSKQAILKPSKAIHGGIPICFPQFGNCGSLDQHGFAKNKLWTIEENGPHLQPNDFNGKGCVDLLLKPSEEDLKCWPYSFEFRLRVLLGVDGDLILISRVRNVNSKPLTFSFAYHTYLLVSDISEVRIEGLETVDYLDNLRQRERFTEQGDAVTFESEVDRVYLHCPNVIAVLDHEKKRTYVIRKEGLPDVVVWNPWERKSKSMADLADEEYKQMVCVDGAAIVKPITLKPGEEWTGRLQLLVVPSTFCSEQFDL, encoded by the exons atggGGCATCCCGCAGCAATTTGCGATGTGAAATCAACTTTTGAGATGACAAAGGACAGGAATGGGATTGATCAGGTTGTCCTTCGAAACCCACAAGGGGCCTCTGCTAAG GTCAGCTTGCAAGGAGGACAAGTTACCTCATGGAGAAACGAGAAAGGAGAAGAACTTCTGTTCACCAGTAGcaag CAGGCGATTTTAAAGCCATCAAAAGCAATACACGGCGGAATCCCTATTTGTTTCCCACAG TTTGGAAATTGTGGATCACTAGATCAGCATGGATTCGCAAAGAACAAATTGTGGACAATTGAGGAAAATGGTCCACATCTACAGCCAAACGATTTCAATGGAAAAGGCTGTGTTGACCTACTACTTAAACCATCTGAAGAAGACTTGAAATGCTGGCCCTATAG TTTTGAGTTTCGTCTTAGGGTCTTGCTCGGAGTAGATGGAGATCTGATATTAATATCACGAGTGAGGAATGTCAATAGCAAGCCGCTTACTTTCTCTTTTGCATATCATACATATCTGTTGGTTTCTGATATAAG TGAAGTGAGGATAGAAGGTTTGGAGACTGTTGACTACCTTGATAATCTTCGACAAAGAGAACGTTTTACAGAACAGGGAGATGCTGTAACTTTTGAATCTGAG GTGGACAGAGTTTATCTTCATTGCCCTAACGTAATCGCAGTGCTTGACCATGAAAAGAAACGAACATACGTTATCAGGAAGGAAGGCCTGCCTGATGTTG TGGTGTGGAATCCATGGGAGAGGAAATCAAAGTCAATGGCAGATTTGGCGGATGAGGAATATAAACAGATGGTATGTGTTGATGGAGCAGCAATTGTGAAACCTATAACACTGAAACCAGGTGAAGAGTGGACAGGACGGTTGCAACTTTTAGTAGTGCCTTCAACTTTCTGTAGTGAACAATTTGATCTTTAG